The DNA segment AGGGGGTATAAACTGTTTGATTCTGAAATgtcttaataatttttttattttagaagtgATGTTTGCTACATGGGAACATAAATTCGAAGTAAgggtttttaaaaattcttgctacagttaaaaaaaaaaacataacaaaaataagtCCTTATCAATCGGGGGAGGGGGcacttcctatatatatatagatcaatataaaatttgataggACGTGCCTCCGGAATAGGTCGCATTATCCAGCTTGAACATATATGCAAATACTGAGATTGGGAAACTATAAGATATActgtatatgataaagtaaatAAAGTTTTCATTACCTTAATTGTAATCTTTGTCTTATTGCTGTGTTTTTATTCACAAACTTCCCCTCTTTTGACACTTTGGTATTCCACTTTTTCAACACACCGCACACGGCAAACCAATATAGGTACAGGTTACATTTTTAATAcgcaatatataaaaaattcatacatttaaaaaaaatctaaattatatgaTGAAAAAGGAAGGGTTAACAGAACCCAAGCGACTCTTCAGTTAACTTTTGAAGTGCCCCCTCCTTCCCCCTTTTCAGCCTTATCCCAACTCTGTTTTATTTTGCCACTTAGTTCTGAATAATGTTTTCAAGGCCGGACTCCCAAAATATCACTGTGACTTGATGGATCTAGATGGGATTCTCTACAATAAAAACCGCACTGAAAAGGTAATGAAAATGGATAAAGGTATATATTTGAGAAGGTTATGtatgaattctgcttcatatgAGTACTAAAGCAAACCGATAGTAAGGGTTACGATGAGTACCCATTGGAAAGGCGTTTGAAATATATATCCACCAAACTCAGCAATTATGttgtcgatttaaaaaaaaaagctgacTACTTTGCTGGTATCGTCTTTGTTGTTGAAATCAGTGTGGTTCTTTGCAAAAAAAAGACTTGTCATGACTCAAAGTAAAGAATTTGCATCTATCACATTTTTGTAGAAAAGACGATACATTCGGTCTTTTCATTTAGCATTCAAAATAGTTGTTGAAagcgtagaaaaatcaaaagtttcgaTAAATGCTAATTGTAAAGATTGTGATTGAAGTGTTCGAAGACAACGCTGGTTGAATATACCTCATTGCAATATTACTGAAGgccatcttttaaaaaaagtcaactTCTTAAAGGCTTATTATTTTAGAAAGCTATTTTATTCTttatcgtcctgaacatgcatataatatttgccactgaatgTTAAGCAAtatacaatcaatcaatcaatatattctTTCTCGCTATTGGTGCGATCAGCCATAACTTctaatttacaaatttgaagagaCAATATGTTTATCTACAAGAAGTAGATCGATGTGTTCGTAACCAAAATCAGATTGTTAAAAATccactgaacgttaagcaaccaacaatcaatcagtcaTATTACAGTTGAACAATTCTTTTTGTACTTTGTACAACCGTTTTCAGATAACTAGGTtcaacaattattttgtttggtaAATCTAGACCCCACAGTAGTTTACCTTCAAACACTTAATCAAAGTAAACACATCGTTGACTTTTGTTTGTACCAGTATTAGAAGATGGTGTAACTAAGTCCTGTCTATTGTTCCAGATTCACCACCTATCAACTAAGTCTAAATCGTATCAATTCGTAATCTGATCAAATTCACATCTAGTCAAAGTAAATGTACCGCAAGTTAGAATTACTTTTATGATCTTgaaaattactttttatttagttttattttattttatagaaaaaggtcaaatgaaagtaaaattgaacAAACGGTATTGTTTTATCAACGATAATGATATTTCTGCTTTCAACTGCAtatttgcaattttaaaaatcatttacactgacatattgaaattgatttaCCGGTAAGTCTACTTCATCAATTATTGGGACAAAATCACAAAGCCTCCGAACAGCTGTTGTCAGAAAGGATGAGAGATATTGAACGTATTGCCACGTTCTTTTTAGTTACGTCAAAATACATAAAGTAAAGGACAAAATAGTTAAGTTCAATAAACAAAGATGACTTTATCATGAAGTGATTGGTTGACtggtttatattaaaaaatgcaaaGACGAAGGGGTCGTGATGCTATGGACAATCTTGAACTTGgtaatcaaataaatttttcagGATCGATTCCAATGAGGAAATTAACCagaatgaaaattgtaaaatacttaattttgattttagtagCAGTACTTATTCACACAACTTACAGACTCTTttggaaggtaagttataccaCTGTAGAAGATATATAGACAGGACGTGAGATTATTAAACCTTTAAGGCAAAATAAGTGCGCGAAGAATATACATACTTCGTACGCCGTTTAATTTAGGGCATTTTTTGAAACGTTGGCGAAATAACTTGCAATTTCTCGTACAGATGCGAGGATTTGAATAACATATTCTCTTATATTCAATATGTTGATATAACAGACCATTATTGTCGAACTATGTAACTTTTTTGTAGTGTTTTGTGTATCTTATGTGCACGGGGAGATTCCCAATATTTACCTTGTGCTGAACGTTGAAAAGAAAGTAATTATAGGGGGTGAGATGACCCAACAAAAAAAAGTAGCTGTGTCGACTTTAACGGACATACGTTAGTTGATTCTGTGCTGGGTAGCAAATTATGTGATATTTCAGATTATCATCAATGGAGTTTGATATCAAAATTGTTGGGATATGAACTTCAATAATGATCTCACCCCTTGCCGCATAGCCACCTATAAAACgcactgaaatgacaaattcaaaataagaaaacaagaaaaccaacgacctgatttatgtacaagaTAATGAACtaacaaaaaatgatatacaggaataaatgacaaccactgaatggCAGGCTCaattctgacttgggacagacacaaacATAATGTGGCTGGGTTTAACTTGCTTAAAGGCGTCTCCACTACcctacctgggacagtggtttaACAGTACCACAGTGGCACTTTGAAAGAACAAACTTTGAAAACCAGTTCAAAAGGGTTAaatcatcagatggatacaaagaAATTCACCTAACAAAAAtcacagagtggacgtggcaGGTTACTTATACATCCCCACAACAAAAAGACACCAAGTAGAGACCTGAGAGTTGCTAACAGGTATAGTTCTGTCACTTCAAACCAATAAAagcaaatataaacaaaatatcaatcagtgGACATCCAATAATTCCACACAATTTAGTATAGTATTTAGACGTCACTAACAGCCAAAGAAACCCacgaataaaattgagaatggaaatggggaatgtgtcaaagagacaacaacccgaccaaataaaaaaaccacaacagcagaaggccaccaacaggtcttcaatgtagcgagaaattcccgcaccaggaggcgtccttcagctggtccctaaacaaatatatactagttcagtgataatgaacgccatactaatttccaaattgtacacaagaaacttaaattaaaataatacaagactaacaaaagccagaggctcctgacttgggacaggcgcaaaaatgcggcgggggtaaacatgtttgtgagatctcaaccctccccctatacctctaatcaatgtagaaaagtaaatgtcTTCTTATGCATCATGCAATATAATCAGTACACCTTCTTTTTCAGAGTAATGATAATGTTATAGATGATGTACCACAAAGCATACCAACAATAAAAGATAATCAAGATAAAAAAGTAGATGAAGAAATTGATTCTTTCAAAGCTAGATCGGGAAACAATGACGATTTATATAAGGATTCGTTGATGgaggaaaaacaaaaactatctcgattgaaagaaaaaaggaaaagatatgaaagttttaaaaaatcaatagacaaagctaaaaatgaaattcatattGAACAAGCCGTTGATACCAACGACATTATGGATTTGGACCAATCAGACCAGTCCAAATATGAgattaaacaagaaaacaaagatCGTATAAAACAAGAAACTGAATACGAtattaaacaagaaaagaaagacgacatgagacaagttaataaaGACGATATAAGACGAGAAAATAAAGACGATATTATACACTTAGAACAATTAGAAATTGTTGAAGATAAACAACAAGAGGCCAAAGCATTAGAACGGGAACACAATATCGAAAGCAAAATAGCAGAAATTTTAGATGAAGTAAAAATAGTGTCAGAGGAAAAGACAGAGGACGAAATGAAGGTAGATCTCGTCGCACTGAAGAGGGAAGAGGAAGAGTTGAAAAAAGCAGAGAAATTCATAGACGACAAACCAGTCGTAATACCATCAGCAAACCCAGTTTTCTTAGAGAAGGCAAATAAAGTCGTCGAAAAAATGGAAGTGGAAATTAAAGGTTCTATAGATACACACGAGGAGCATGGCATCCCAGAAATAGTCACTGCAGCAAATAGCAAAGATTTCGAAGCAGTAAAACAGTTGGTCGTATCTCTCCAGAAGTTCTATCCAGataagaaaatttatatttttgaccttgaccttacaGATAGACAGAGAAGACATGTAAGTTTTAGAATATAACCACGAAATTATAAAAGTTGtgttaaagaaacaaaattcaaaagcaACACAACCGCAATTACTGCACGTGCAGTATTATTTAAACGTAAACATCAAAAGATTAGTTTGTTTGAAGGTTCTTTGAAAACATGTACTTACTTTTATGCTGTCAACATGTTAGATATTGgaactttaatttgatttaatccAATAAGAAAAGAAGACAACGttaattgaaaaacataaactatcaattatatagatataggatgATCTTgtgtgagtgacaatgagacaactctccatccaaataacaatttataaaagtaaaccattataggtcaatggacggccttcaacacggagttttggctcacaccgaacagcaagctataaagggtcccaaaattactagtgtaaaaccattcaaacgggaaaaacaacggtcttatctatataaaaaaacgagaaacgagaaacacgtataaattacataaacaaacgacaactactgtacatcagattcttgACTTAGGATAGGTGAAaccatttgcagcgggattacacgttttaatggtacc comes from the Mytilus trossulus isolate FHL-02 chromosome 3, PNRI_Mtr1.1.1.hap1, whole genome shotgun sequence genome and includes:
- the LOC134711580 gene encoding uncharacterized protein LOC134711580, which translates into the protein MQRRRGRDAMDNLELGNQINFSGSIPMRKLTRMKIVKYLILILVAVLIHTTYRLFWKSNDNVIDDVPQSIPTIKDNQDKKVDEEIDSFKARSGNNDDLYKDSLMEEKQKLSRLKEKRKRYESFKKSIDKAKNEIHIEQAVDTNDIMDLDQSDQSKYEIKQENKDRIKQETEYDIKQEKKDDMRQVNKDDIRRENKDDIIHLEQLEIVEDKQQEAKALEREHNIESKIAEILDEVKIVSEEKTEDEMKVDLVALKREEEELKKAEKFIDDKPVVIPSANPVFLEKANKVVEKMEVEIKGSIDTHEEHGIPEIVTAANSKDFEAVKQLVVSLQKFYPDKKIYIFDLDLTDRQRRHLMAACNVRIREFWSNLFPDFVSVWNHYHWKPLIIQTALAEFGHIMWINPGFVAISPAIMDVFRTSADLQVRVLGQNAPHTTHAVTHRQMYKYLPTDRKKLYHTPHMEIFALILHNSDNVINKFMKLLVACAMEPKCLAPQSAKWKCDFDFSGKEYADCHRYDESAMNILLKNWFEFDNSKILKSGTIFRPFDRDDRMHLKMCRDEHDMK